Within Halobacterium jilantaiense, the genomic segment CGACGACGACCGTGTCCCAGCGGCGGTTCCGTGTGCCGAGTTGCCGCGCGACGATTCGCGGCACGTCGTCGCCCTCGGGCCGCCAGCGCTGCTCGGCCCACGCGCACACGCGAAGCTCGAACCCGAACTCGTGGCCGGTCACGGCCGGAGTGGGGCCGCCGACCTACCTACGTCTTTCGACGCACGGACAGAATCGAGGCGGGTGCTGTGGCTCCTGACGCGAGTGCGTCGACCGGCGGCCGGCCGGTCAGACGTCGGCTTCCTCGTCGATGAAGTCGTGGGCGTCCTCGAGGATTTCGCGGGGGCCGTCCTGCGTGATGGTGTTGACCGCCTGCTCGTAGTCACGCCACTGGAGGTCGGAGTGCTCGCTGGACAGCTCGGCGCTCGCCTCGAAGGACTTCGCGATGAACAGGTGGACCGTCTTGTGGATGCGGTCGCCGTTCGCCTCGAACACGTAGTCGTACTCGTCGCGGAAGCCGTCAACGAGGCGGAAATCCTCGATGCCGGCTTCCTCCTGTACCTCTCGAATTGCCGTCTGCTGGAGTTCCTCGTCCCCCTCCACGCCGCCCTTCGGGAACTCCCAGTCCCCGGGCCGGCTCTTCAGGAGGAGGTACTCGCGCCGGTCCCGCGTGTTGCGGAACAGGATCGCACCGGCGCTCGTCGCTTCAACCGTCATTACCGAACGGTAGAGGCGCGGCCGTTAAGTGAATGTCGGAGTGCGGGACAGTCGCACGCGCTCGGCGGCAAGCCACACGCTTTAACAGTGTGGGCCGCGTCACTCGCTGCTAGCACACCCAGCTATGACCTTCGTAACCAAACTATCCCTCGAGAGTGGGGACCGAGCGGCCCTCGACGCCGTCGTCTCCGACATCAAGGAGACGTGCCGGCGGAAGGGCGCACAGCTCAAAGGCCCACACTCGGACGCACCCGCGGAGATTCGGGTGCCGCTGTACGCCCGACTCGGCGGCGACCCGGAGGAGAAGACCAACGACTGGCACTACACCGTCTACCGGCGTCGCGTGGCACTCCACGGCCACGACGACCTCGCGCGGACGATTATGGAGCGGGACTTCCCGTCCAGCGTCCACGTCGAGGCCGAGGTCGAGCGCATCGAACCGCTCGGCTCCTCTGTCTAGACGGCGTCTCTCTGCGTTCTCTCTCAGCTGACCGCAAACAGGTAGCGACGGCGCTGTTCAGAACAGCCAACCAAACCGCAGACAGCGGGAGAGCGCGGCGGCCATCGGCGACCTAGAACGCGCTCTCGCCGACGGTCTCGACGTATTCGGCCTCGCCGACGTGCGCGTCGTCGTCGAAGCTCGTGATTTTCAGCCGGACGCGCTTGTCCAGCAGGTCGCCCGGAGCGTCGGCGATGCGGAGCTTCGAGTCGCCGACGCGAGCAATCTGCCCGCCGTCTTCGCGGCCGGTGACGAACAGCTCGACCTCGTCGCCGGCGTCGAACGTCGGGTAGTTCGACCGGAACGTCCAGCCCGCGAGGTACTTCTCGAGGACGCTCATGCGCGAGCCACCTCCTCGCTCTCGCGGTCACTGATGTACTCCAGCCCGAATCCAGTGAGCGCGGCCGCCAAGAACACGAAGAACAGGATCCAGCCGTGGAAGACGAACGGCCAGACCTCGATGGGGTTGACGGTGGTGATTCCCTCGTCGATGCCCTGCATCGCCCCGTAAGCGGCGAGGACGCCGCCACCCCACGGGAAGATGTACCCGAGCGCGCTGGTGTTCGCGTCGAGGATGTTCGCCCGCCGGTAGCCGTTGACGTTGAACCGCTCTCCGATGCGCGCGATGTACGGCGCGATGGCGATTTCGGCGGCGGTGTTGATAGTTATCATTGCGTTGACGGACGCCGTCCCGAGGACCATCGTGGTCTCGGCGCGGCGGACGGTGGTGGCGACGCGGTTCAGGAGGAACGACTGGATGGCGGCGAAGCCGCCGCCCTGAATCATGATGCGTGCCCCGGCGACAATGAGCAGCGTGAGGACGATGAGCGGGAAGAAGCCGGCGGCCCCCGAGTAGAGGCTGCCGGTGACGCCGCCGCCGTCCTCGACGAGAACGACGAACGGCAGCCACTCGAAGGCGCTCGCCAGCCCGCCGGAAGCCGGCGCGCGGAACAACAGCGCGGGCGCGCTCTGGAGTCCGGTCTCGATGACGCCCCAGGAAGCGAGGACGGTCGACCCGACGTTGAACACGAGCGCGACGATGATGCCCCACGAGATGGCTTCGACGATGTGCCGACCAGCGACGGCGAGCCCGATGACGACCAGCATCGAGACGACGTGAGCGAGCCCCAGCGGCTGGCCGTCGAGGGCGGCCGACCCTGCGGCCTCCGACCCCGGCATCACGAAGCCGGCGACGACGTAGCCGACAAAGGCGATTACCGCGGCGACGACGGCGTACTTGAACCGGGAGGCGACGACACCACCGATGTCGGCGTCCTGAGTGACTGCACTGACGATGGTCGTGTCGCTGACCGGCGCGATGTTGTCCCCGAAGACGGCCCCGGAGAGGATTGCGCCGAACAGCAACACGGGGTTTGCGCCGAGCAGGACGCCCGCGGGGTAGAACAGCGACGTGAACGCGATGGCTCCGCCATACCCGGTGCCGATGCCGGTGGTGAACAGCGCCGCGAGCAGGAAGGTGGCGGCGGGGAACAGCGGCCCGGAGATGCTGGCGACGTCGGCCGCCCAGACCAGCCCTTCGACGAAGCCGCCGTCCTGGAGGAGCTGGGCGAACATGCCGGCCCACAACCACGCGACGATAGCGGTGGCAGCGACGCGCTGGGTCATGCCCTCGAAGATGGTGTTCGCGTACGTTGCCCACGACCCCTTCGTGAAGAACATTCCGACGACGAGGGACCCGAGCATCCCGATGACGAGCCCGGTCGTGTCGCTCACTTGGAGGACGCCGCTCTGGAACACTGCCCATACGACGAACAGCGCGAGCG encodes:
- a CDS encoding bis(5'-nucleosyl)-tetraphosphatase → MTVEATSAGAILFRNTRDRREYLLLKSRPGDWEFPKGGVEGDEELQQTAIREVQEEAGIEDFRLVDGFRDEYDYVFEANGDRIHKTVHLFIAKSFEASAELSSEHSDLQWRDYEQAVNTITQDGPREILEDAHDFIDEEADV
- a CDS encoding uS10/mL48 family ribosomal protein — translated: MTFVTKLSLESGDRAALDAVVSDIKETCRRKGAQLKGPHSDAPAEIRVPLYARLGGDPEEKTNDWHYTVYRRRVALHGHDDLARTIMERDFPSSVHVEAEVERIEPLGSSV
- a CDS encoding DUF7513 family protein, yielding MSVLEKYLAGWTFRSNYPTFDAGDEVELFVTGREDGGQIARVGDSKLRIADAPGDLLDKRVRLKITSFDDDAHVGEAEYVETVGESAF
- a CDS encoding Na+/H+ antiporter NhaC family protein — its product is MSTDQTDGFGDDPMADDDGPNIEFYGGPAASAIPLALFVVWAVFQSGVLQVSDTTGLVIGMLGSLVVGMFFTKGSWATYANTIFEGMTQRVAATAIVAWLWAGMFAQLLQDGGFVEGLVWAADVASISGPLFPAATFLLAALFTTGIGTGYGGAIAFTSLFYPAGVLLGANPVLLFGAILSGAVFGDNIAPVSDTTIVSAVTQDADIGGVVASRFKYAVVAAVIAFVGYVVAGFVMPGSEAAGSAALDGQPLGLAHVVSMLVVIGLAVAGRHIVEAISWGIIVALVFNVGSTVLASWGVIETGLQSAPALLFRAPASGGLASAFEWLPFVVLVEDGGGVTGSLYSGAAGFFPLIVLTLLIVAGARIMIQGGGFAAIQSFLLNRVATTVRRAETTMVLGTASVNAMITINTAAEIAIAPYIARIGERFNVNGYRRANILDANTSALGYIFPWGGGVLAAYGAMQGIDEGITTVNPIEVWPFVFHGWILFFVFLAAALTGFGLEYISDRESEEVARA